One stretch of Schlesneria sp. DSM 10557 DNA includes these proteins:
- a CDS encoding transposase, which translates to MRYLEDPRQTPLFDVFANILSPTAYQKLRRGWQHLFRSAILKRMPVDKLADHFHPGLGRPTKELYSMAGLLFIMEFRNWTHEEAADAYMFNVDVQYALNLQPEQQSLCRRTIERYIGLFREDELAQAIMHDVTAELVTLLDLDVSQQRLDSTHIESNMAKFGRIRLLSTAIRRFLTQLKRHDEDSYSQLRPGIRDRYESLPTSIFGWKKLDDEAVTTLRQSVAEDLAYIVDLYRCNKPHKSRSTYLMLVKVFEQQCQVEGDRVLIRDKTGGNIVCNPSDPDATLDGHKGSGYQVQLSETCHPDNKAQLILAAIPETACQSDSASLVDVVDALKEQGFLPTQMLADTAYGSDDNHCHCREEGIDLISPTAGKCPETHIDPQMFTAAVFPVEMGRNIRANGEVEHRPQCIVCPAGRFPHRSNYDHDTGQIKVLQHPEICRACPLVARCPQKLEFGFSTVTINPKQIRLIERRRHEQTDDFKVKYRVRSGIESTNSLLKRGTGLGRLRVRGQKGVFTSILLKVAGWNVLRAAKALFKVEKSALFCRTISSIINTTPRTRPKSHLLAA; encoded by the coding sequence GTGCGGTATCTGGAAGATCCTCGACAAACTCCGCTGTTTGATGTTTTCGCCAACATCCTGTCGCCGACGGCTTATCAAAAGCTGCGTCGCGGCTGGCAGCACTTGTTCCGTTCCGCCATTTTGAAGCGCATGCCCGTAGACAAGCTGGCTGATCATTTTCATCCCGGATTGGGGCGTCCGACCAAAGAACTGTATTCGATGGCGGGCTTGTTGTTCATCATGGAATTCCGGAATTGGACGCACGAGGAAGCCGCCGATGCCTATATGTTCAACGTCGATGTGCAGTACGCACTGAATCTGCAGCCGGAACAGCAAAGCCTCTGCCGTCGGACCATCGAACGTTACATTGGCCTGTTTCGCGAGGACGAGTTAGCCCAGGCCATCATGCACGATGTGACAGCGGAACTGGTGACCCTGCTGGACTTGGACGTGTCGCAGCAACGGCTGGATTCGACTCACATCGAATCCAATATGGCCAAGTTCGGGAGAATCCGGCTGTTGAGCACCGCGATTCGGCGATTTCTCACTCAGTTGAAGCGTCATGACGAAGACAGTTACTCGCAACTTCGCCCCGGCATTCGTGACCGGTATGAATCGTTGCCGACTTCGATCTTTGGCTGGAAGAAGCTCGATGACGAGGCTGTCACCACGTTGCGACAGAGCGTCGCGGAAGACCTGGCCTACATCGTAGATCTATATCGCTGCAACAAACCGCATAAGAGTCGGTCGACCTATCTGATGCTCGTCAAAGTCTTCGAGCAACAATGCCAGGTCGAGGGGGACCGCGTCCTCATTCGGGACAAGACGGGTGGCAACATCGTCTGTAATCCGTCCGATCCCGATGCCACCTTGGACGGCCATAAAGGGTCCGGTTACCAGGTTCAACTGTCGGAAACGTGTCATCCCGATAACAAGGCCCAGTTAATACTCGCGGCGATTCCGGAGACAGCCTGCCAGAGCGACTCGGCCTCGCTGGTCGATGTCGTCGACGCCTTGAAGGAACAAGGGTTCCTGCCCACCCAAATGCTGGCCGATACGGCTTATGGGAGCGATGACAATCACTGTCATTGCCGCGAAGAGGGAATTGACCTGATCTCGCCGACCGCTGGAAAATGCCCGGAGACTCACATTGATCCGCAGATGTTCACGGCAGCGGTTTTTCCCGTCGAGATGGGAAGGAACATCAGAGCGAATGGCGAGGTGGAGCATCGTCCACAATGCATTGTTTGTCCCGCAGGGCGATTTCCGCATCGTTCCAACTACGATCACGACACGGGGCAGATCAAGGTTCTTCAGCACCCGGAAATTTGTCGCGCCTGCCCACTCGTGGCACGCTGTCCGCAAAAGTTGGAGTTTGGGTTTAGCACAGTAACGATCAACCCGAAGCAGATTCGACTGATCGAACGTCGCCGTCATGAACAGACCGACGACTTCAAGGTCAAGTATCGTGTCCGGAGTGGAATCGAATCCACGAACAGCCTGCTCAAACGCGGCACAGGACTTGGTCGACTGCGGGTTCGTGGTCAGAAGGGAGTCTTCACGAGCATCTTACTCAAAGTCGCGGGATGGAACGTACTGCGAGCCGCCAAGGCCCTGTTCAAAGTCGAGAAATCGGCCCTTTTTTGCAGGACTATCTCATCAATCATCAACACAACGCCGCGAACGCGACCAAAAAGCCATCTCCTGGCAGCTTAA
- a CDS encoding RHS repeat-associated core domain-containing protein: MVPVPQPQPYGNLVSQQRNGQSTFYHFDGLGSTAALTTSTQTVSDSYTYRAFGDIAASSGTTTNPYQWVGREGYYRDEEAAELNLGHRHYDTATGRFTTEDPIGYHSGDSNFYRYGGNNPIVRTDPSGLAWNTWGSFGYSLLIEQPAQAVYNLPGNVYRGGRSLVTGEAGRALGDRVLQIQQKGSQRDFTGSLADYGNFARNITGEMVGTNRLAEGIAGADLATEESLTGEERIIRGASGVSQVAGTVAGGLSSVKAVAGKVTAVQNAKLPVAQQVKPVLQFDTPLPGSAALDPLVSNLREAALRLTPKRAGKTPVINKIEEKYPNKFDTAAEKARMDPVYQQGPRGNPKLPAPNKTGPAASKPLIGNAVDSIPSVRNDEFNRWFNKLTPDELDEIWKNPKLRDAIEDRLRHPGGLHEWHLVARTPTFKRWGLIADQIKEMRNLIKDTEFVNPVGRHGGKGSTVAHNELLEIIDSSTNYEQFVRRLQNWANYRLKGGVNALPSGLRPQ, encoded by the coding sequence ATGGTACCGGTCCCCCAACCTCAGCCGTACGGAAATCTCGTCAGTCAGCAGCGGAATGGCCAGAGTACGTTTTACCACTTTGATGGACTGGGGAGTACCGCGGCGCTGACGACATCGACGCAGACCGTCAGCGACAGCTACACCTACCGCGCCTTCGGCGACATCGCGGCCTCCTCAGGCACGACGACCAATCCTTACCAGTGGGTCGGACGGGAAGGGTATTACCGCGATGAGGAAGCCGCGGAACTCAACCTCGGCCATCGCCACTATGATACGGCAACGGGTCGCTTCACCACGGAAGACCCGATCGGCTACCACAGCGGCGACAGCAATTTCTATCGATATGGTGGTAACAATCCGATCGTCAGAACAGACCCGAGCGGATTGGCGTGGAATACCTGGGGCTCTTTTGGGTATTCGTTGCTGATCGAGCAACCGGCGCAAGCGGTATATAATCTTCCGGGTAATGTCTATCGTGGCGGCCGGTCGCTGGTGACAGGAGAGGCGGGACGTGCTCTCGGTGACCGTGTTCTTCAGATTCAGCAAAAGGGTTCGCAACGGGACTTCACTGGTTCTCTTGCAGATTATGGAAACTTTGCTCGGAACATTACCGGCGAAATGGTCGGGACCAATCGTCTCGCAGAGGGAATCGCGGGAGCCGATCTTGCGACGGAGGAATCGCTCACAGGCGAGGAGCGGATCATCCGGGGGGCATCGGGCGTCAGCCAAGTCGCCGGCACAGTTGCGGGCGGTTTGTCCTCTGTCAAAGCTGTAGCAGGCAAGGTCACCGCTGTACAAAATGCAAAATTGCCAGTGGCACAACAGGTCAAGCCGGTACTGCAATTCGATACCCCATTGCCAGGTTCCGCCGCGTTGGATCCGCTTGTTTCCAATCTCCGCGAAGCCGCTTTGCGATTGACTCCCAAGCGCGCCGGCAAGACGCCCGTCATAAACAAGATCGAAGAGAAGTATCCCAATAAATTTGACACTGCCGCTGAAAAAGCGAGAATGGACCCGGTCTATCAACAGGGGCCTCGGGGGAACCCGAAGCTACCTGCTCCAAACAAGACTGGACCCGCAGCAAGCAAGCCACTGATCGGAAATGCGGTTGATTCAATCCCGTCAGTTCGGAACGATGAATTCAATCGCTGGTTCAACAAGCTCACTCCTGATGAGTTGGATGAGATTTGGAAGAATCCGAAGTTGCGCGATGCAATTGAAGATCGTTTGCGTCATCCGGGTGGCTTGCATGAATGGCATCTCGTTGCCCGCACCCCCACCTTTAAGCGTTGGGGATTGATTGCGGATCAAATCAAGGAGATGCGGAACCTGATCAAGGATACGGAGTTCGTGAACCCTGTTGGTCGGCATGGAGGAAAGGGTTCAACTGTTGCCCACAATGAATTGCTGGAGATCATCGACTCTTCGACAAATTACGAACAGTTCGTTCGCAGACTTCAAAACTGGGCCAATTATCGTCTAAAGGGCGGTGTCAATGCGCTTCCGTCCGGTCTGCGTCCGCAATAG
- a CDS encoding DUF6678 family protein, whose protein sequence is MYELDDLSPLWRVKDLSGYLCPWDGDWFYHFRTGGYDSIEWVEIQITSPAQDSAVLKLLREIHLPGHRTDCGFRVYGFIHCGTPISYI, encoded by the coding sequence ATGTACGAACTTGATGATTTGTCTCCGCTTTGGCGCGTCAAGGATTTGTCGGGATATTTGTGCCCTTGGGATGGTGATTGGTTTTATCACTTTCGAACTGGCGGCTACGATTCGATTGAATGGGTCGAAATTCAGATTACCTCACCCGCTCAGGATAGTGCCGTTCTAAAGCTTCTCCGAGAAATTCATCTGCCTGGGCACCGCACAGACTGTGGATTCCGCGTCTATGGATTCATACACTGCGGCACACCAATCAGTTACATCTAA
- a CDS encoding IS3 family transposase gives MTDIYAAVPGIAQSSSAQTSVVCEVLGVSRSAYYAWRERIPSERESRDTRLAQQIQAIFWNHRRRYGARRIAEELADQGEICSPRKVAQLLSLQGLRAIQPKSFVPKTTQSRHRLGYSPNLLLEAPEPSSLNDLWVGDISYVPLTDGRFCYLAMLMDRYSRRIVGWNVDQSMTEELVIPALQAAIRDRQPAPMMIHHTDRGGQYAGGRYRAILRRAGSRQSLSRADNCYDNAFMESCFGTLKTELEMTDYKHHRIARRMIGEYIAYYNLNRKHSALGYLTPHQFELQE, from the coding sequence GTGACGGACATCTACGCTGCCGTGCCGGGTATCGCACAATCAAGCAGTGCTCAAACCAGTGTCGTGTGCGAGGTGTTGGGAGTCAGTCGGTCTGCGTATTACGCCTGGAGAGAGCGTATCCCCAGCGAGCGAGAATCTCGTGACACGCGACTGGCTCAACAAATCCAAGCCATCTTTTGGAACCATCGCCGCCGTTATGGTGCGCGTCGAATTGCGGAGGAGTTAGCCGATCAAGGAGAGATCTGCTCACCGCGAAAAGTGGCTCAACTGCTGAGTTTACAGGGGCTGCGGGCCATTCAACCGAAGTCTTTCGTCCCCAAGACAACGCAGAGCCGACATCGTTTAGGGTACAGCCCAAACTTGTTACTTGAGGCTCCTGAGCCAAGTTCATTGAATGATCTTTGGGTTGGCGACATCAGCTACGTCCCCCTGACGGACGGGCGTTTCTGCTACCTCGCCATGCTCATGGATCGCTATTCACGGCGGATCGTCGGCTGGAATGTCGATCAGTCGATGACAGAAGAACTGGTGATCCCCGCTCTCCAGGCTGCAATCCGTGACCGTCAGCCCGCCCCGATGATGATTCACCATACCGACCGAGGTGGGCAGTACGCGGGAGGCCGGTATCGCGCGATCCTTCGTCGGGCAGGCTCCCGACAAAGCTTGAGCCGCGCGGACAACTGTTACGACAACGCCTTCATGGAATCTTGCTTCGGCACCCTCAAGACAGAACTCGAAATGACCGACTACAAACATCATCGCATCGCCCGGCGTATGATCGGGGAGTACATCGCCTACTACAACCTCAACCGAAAACACTCCGCCCTCGGATACTTAACCCCACATCAGTTCGAACTGCAGGAGTGA
- a CDS encoding IS3 family transposase (programmed frameshift) — translation MPKGVGKRHSAAQIVEKLRDCDAMLKSGKSVSELVQHLGISEQTYYRWRSKYGGMSSDEAKRLKELETENARLKKLLAEAELDKAMLKEIAFGKLVSPSRKREAVDHLESSFSVSERRACRVLSQPRSSHRYERQPSCDEGRLLSRIHDLVLQHPRFGYRRITVLLQREGFEAGFDRVYRLWRREGLKVQKKPRKKRRLGASVNRCNRVRVERKNHVWAWDFIFDRTSNGTSLKWLSVVDEFTRECLCLKVARRMTSEDIIEVLRGLFVTHGVPAHIRSDNGPEFIAKALRNWLERSSVGPLYIEPGSPWENGYAESFHSKVRDEFLACEVFESLRSATSLGLSWRRQYNEVRPHSSLGYQTPAEFARTCGPSATAPAKTPAPPLQAHTFSPLQT, via the exons ATGCCGAAAGGTGTTGGAAAACGTCACAGCGCGGCTCAGATCGTGGAGAAGCTGCGTGATTGTGATGCGATGCTAAAGTCAGGTAAGTCGGTTTCGGAGTTGGTTCAACACCTCGGGATCAGCGAGCAGACTTACTACCGTTGGCGGAGCAAGTACGGCGGTATGAGTTCAGACGAAGCGAAGCGTCTGAAGGAGCTGGAAACAGAGAACGCGCGGCTGAAGAAGCTTCTGGCTGAAGCGGAGTTGGACAAGGCGATGCTGAAAGAGATCGCCT TCGGGAAACTGGTGAGCCCTTCCCGCAAGCGTGAAGCTGTGGACCATCTGGAGAGTTCGTTTTCGGTCAGTGAACGTCGCGCGTGCCGTGTGTTGAGCCAGCCGCGCAGTAGTCACCGTTATGAACGGCAACCCTCTTGTGACGAAGGGCGGCTGTTATCCCGGATTCACGATTTGGTTCTTCAGCACCCGCGTTTCGGGTATCGCCGGATCACGGTTCTGTTACAGCGGGAAGGGTTTGAAGCCGGGTTTGATCGTGTGTATCGGCTGTGGCGTCGCGAAGGTCTCAAAGTGCAGAAAAAGCCACGAAAGAAGCGACGTCTCGGTGCCAGTGTGAATCGCTGCAATCGCGTTCGTGTGGAGCGGAAGAACCATGTCTGGGCGTGGGATTTCATCTTCGATCGAACGTCGAACGGGACCAGCCTGAAGTGGTTGAGCGTGGTCGATGAATTCACTCGCGAATGTTTGTGTTTGAAGGTGGCTCGCCGGATGACAAGCGAGGACATCATCGAGGTATTGCGCGGCCTGTTTGTGACTCACGGTGTACCGGCACATATCCGGAGTGACAACGGACCGGAGTTTATTGCCAAAGCGTTGCGGAATTGGCTGGAGCGGTCATCGGTGGGGCCGCTGTATATCGAGCCTGGTTCACCGTGGGAGAATGGCTACGCGGAGAGTTTTCATTCGAAGGTACGGGATGAGTTTCTGGCCTGCGAAGTGTTTGAATCACTGCGTTCAGCGACGAGCCTGGGCCTGTCGTGGCGACGTCAGTACAACGAAGTGCGACCTCACAGTTCGCTTGGGTATCAGACCCCGGCGGAGTTCGCGCGAACGTGCGGTCCTTCCGCTACGGCTCCGGCGAAGACGCCTGCGCCTCCGCTCCAGGCCCACACGTTCAGCCCCCTACAGACCTGA
- a CDS encoding SUMF1/EgtB/PvdO family nonheme iron enzyme, which produces MTVPLHKFLQQLEESGILTDDTIKDFIPPKASPQNAEDLARHLVRQKKLTKFQVEEISKGKGKSLTLGNYVLMEKIGAGGMGQVFKARHRVMERLVAVKVLPTAMTKDQAAIARFHREVKAAAKLIHPNIVTAYDADQSNGIHFLVMQLVEGRDLSVLVKKGGPLSVEEAVNYVLQAAKGLEAAHKKGIVHRDIKPANLLLDTEGTVKILDMGLARLSVDGEDSPQADLTSTGTIMGTVDYMAPEQALDTKSADARADIYALGCSLYFLLTGKSTYEGETLMKKLLAHREQPIPALRTIHPEVTEELEVVFKKLVAKKVEDRYQSMTEVIIDLQRCTAGPAATITHLRSPTTTFENGPFDFLKKMPEVPTIPANPKAIAGKTGSNKTLALIGVALLGVMILAGIIVSLKTKDGKLIVDVNQSDAMVQVLDADGQVEISQKGGSGQITIDVDPGKHSLKVVKDGFSTYWQEFEMPQNGKKEITAKLVPLEHKPVSATHSWHGWPPDAPQPAVAPFDAEQAKKYQEEWAAFLKAPIEYTNSIGMKFRMIPPGEFMMGSTDEEIQDALQFLGWKEYVPGEGPRHKVVLSQPIYVSIHEVTQEEYQRVMNRNPAHFAPQGSGADALDDEDTRRFPVESVSWVDAAEFCAKLSQQQKLKPWYSRFGNTITQLEGTGYRLPTEAEWEFACRAGTTTKYWFGDQDQDLILAGWIASNSAMRTHTTGELKPNPFGLFDLSGNVWEWLQDSWDPGFYSQFDNGIALNPISAPSAGSQQVVRGGCFLDGHSASFRSAGRRAFPPDTRGEYLGIRVCLPVEAVKQHVTTPAELSNEVDKQRGKKLGF; this is translated from the coding sequence ATGACCGTCCCCCTTCACAAGTTCCTCCAGCAGCTTGAAGAGAGTGGGATTCTGACGGATGACACGATCAAGGATTTCATTCCGCCGAAGGCGTCACCCCAAAACGCCGAAGACCTCGCGCGTCACTTGGTCAGGCAGAAGAAACTGACCAAGTTTCAGGTTGAAGAAATTTCCAAAGGCAAGGGGAAGTCGCTGACCCTCGGCAACTATGTCCTGATGGAAAAGATCGGAGCGGGCGGTATGGGGCAAGTCTTCAAGGCCCGGCATCGAGTCATGGAACGGCTCGTGGCAGTCAAAGTGTTGCCGACTGCGATGACCAAGGACCAGGCAGCCATTGCCCGCTTTCACCGGGAAGTCAAAGCGGCCGCTAAGCTGATACATCCCAACATCGTCACGGCCTACGATGCCGATCAGTCCAATGGCATTCACTTTCTTGTCATGCAGTTGGTAGAGGGCCGTGATCTTTCGGTCTTGGTCAAGAAGGGGGGGCCGCTTTCCGTTGAGGAAGCCGTCAATTATGTCCTGCAAGCCGCCAAAGGCCTGGAAGCCGCCCACAAGAAGGGAATCGTTCATCGAGATATCAAACCTGCCAATCTTCTGCTGGACACCGAAGGAACGGTGAAGATTCTCGACATGGGTTTGGCTCGCCTGAGTGTGGACGGAGAGGACTCGCCGCAGGCAGACCTGACATCCACCGGGACGATCATGGGGACCGTGGATTACATGGCTCCCGAACAGGCTCTGGATACCAAGTCTGCCGACGCTCGTGCCGACATCTATGCGTTGGGATGTTCCCTCTATTTCCTGCTGACCGGCAAATCGACCTACGAAGGCGAGACGCTGATGAAGAAACTGCTGGCTCATCGGGAACAGCCAATTCCTGCACTCCGCACAATTCACCCGGAAGTCACGGAAGAACTTGAAGTCGTGTTCAAGAAGCTGGTCGCCAAGAAGGTCGAAGACCGTTACCAGTCAATGACTGAGGTGATTATTGATTTGCAACGATGCACGGCTGGCCCGGCAGCCACCATCACACATCTGCGATCGCCGACCACGACGTTTGAAAACGGTCCCTTCGACTTTCTCAAGAAGATGCCGGAAGTGCCAACCATTCCAGCGAATCCAAAGGCCATTGCGGGAAAGACGGGCAGCAACAAGACGCTGGCCCTGATCGGTGTCGCTCTCTTGGGCGTAATGATTCTGGCCGGCATCATTGTTTCGCTGAAGACCAAAGACGGGAAGCTGATCGTCGACGTCAATCAATCGGATGCGATGGTGCAGGTGCTGGATGCCGATGGGCAGGTCGAAATCAGTCAGAAAGGTGGTAGCGGACAGATCACAATCGATGTCGATCCCGGCAAGCACAGTCTCAAGGTTGTCAAAGACGGCTTCTCGACCTATTGGCAAGAGTTTGAGATGCCTCAGAACGGGAAGAAAGAGATCACGGCGAAGTTAGTGCCGTTGGAGCACAAGCCCGTATCCGCGACTCATTCGTGGCACGGTTGGCCTCCGGATGCTCCCCAGCCAGCTGTCGCCCCTTTTGATGCAGAACAGGCGAAGAAATATCAGGAGGAATGGGCCGCATTCCTTAAGGCGCCGATTGAATATACAAACAGTATCGGCATGAAATTCCGCATGATCCCGCCCGGCGAGTTCATGATGGGGTCCACGGACGAGGAGATTCAGGACGCACTCCAATTTCTCGGGTGGAAAGAATATGTTCCAGGCGAAGGACCACGGCACAAGGTCGTTTTATCGCAGCCGATCTACGTGAGCATCCACGAAGTAACGCAGGAAGAGTATCAACGTGTCATGAACCGAAATCCTGCTCATTTTGCACCGCAGGGCTCCGGGGCGGACGCTCTTGATGACGAAGATACACGACGATTTCCGGTAGAGTCAGTGAGTTGGGTTGATGCGGCGGAATTCTGTGCAAAGCTGAGCCAGCAGCAAAAGCTGAAACCATGGTACTCCCGTTTCGGCAACACAATCACGCAACTGGAGGGCACGGGCTACCGCTTGCCAACGGAAGCAGAATGGGAATTTGCCTGCCGCGCTGGAACCACGACGAAGTATTGGTTTGGCGATCAAGATCAAGACCTGATTCTGGCAGGTTGGATTGCTTCGAATTCCGCGATGCGGACGCATACGACAGGAGAATTGAAGCCGAATCCATTCGGGCTCTTCGACTTGTCCGGCAACGTGTGGGAATGGTTACAGGACAGTTGGGATCCAGGCTTTTACAGCCAGTTTGACAACGGAATCGCACTGAATCCCATTTCTGCACCTTCCGCTGGTTCGCAGCAGGTTGTCCGTGGTGGCTGCTTTCTCGATGGCCATTCGGCCTCATTTCGATCAGCAGGGCGAAGAGCTTTCCCCCCCGATACTCGCGGAGAATATCTGGGCATCAGAGTATGTCTGCCAGTGGAAGCAGTGAAGCAACATGTAACAACTCCAGCCGAACTCTCTAACGAAGTCGATAAACAACGCGGAAAGAAACTCGGATTCTAG
- a CDS encoding DUF6508 domain-containing protein: protein MWIFTKHGFFSAVCARQGDGKHGQPVDLDRIMVRARLRSHLEALKKRFPNLLGQCEFLESEGTDYPYRLFVQKSAWTQVIAGLAGETDYDNFKSEVASHQGKAGAAYEHSLHSVWSAMHKLQETERLVQISAEQIDAILPFLEHFEAVGFSAGTWKMPKGQFPWFDFEEVVMEFNQALYDNGWVTPEFDWTEWQESAKEFVNSPKKIERADAITIQKLLMTHSRKDRFCEGHLASMFESGHIVTLLRRLKAIREKMK from the coding sequence ATGTGGATATTCACCAAACACGGCTTCTTCAGTGCAGTGTGCGCCCGCCAGGGGGACGGGAAGCATGGCCAGCCCGTCGATCTTGACCGGATCATGGTTCGGGCCAGACTTCGTAGCCATCTCGAAGCCCTGAAGAAGCGGTTTCCCAATCTGCTGGGCCAGTGCGAATTCTTAGAGTCTGAAGGCACCGATTACCCCTACCGTCTATTCGTGCAGAAGTCTGCATGGACGCAGGTGATTGCGGGGCTGGCTGGGGAAACCGATTACGACAACTTCAAGTCCGAGGTCGCTAGTCACCAGGGAAAAGCAGGTGCGGCATACGAGCATTCGCTCCACTCTGTCTGGTCAGCAATGCACAAGTTGCAAGAAACCGAGAGGCTGGTTCAGATCAGTGCCGAACAGATCGACGCCATCCTCCCATTCCTCGAACACTTCGAGGCTGTCGGCTTTTCGGCTGGCACCTGGAAAATGCCAAAAGGCCAGTTTCCTTGGTTCGACTTCGAGGAGGTCGTCATGGAGTTCAACCAAGCTCTGTATGACAACGGGTGGGTGACACCCGAGTTCGATTGGACCGAATGGCAGGAGTCGGCCAAGGAATTCGTTAATTCACCGAAGAAGATCGAGAGAGCCGACGCCATCACAATTCAGAAATTGCTCATGACACATTCACGAAAAGACCGCTTTTGTGAAGGGCATTTGGCTTCAATGTTCGAGAGCGGGCATATCGTAACCCTCTTGCGGAGGCTGAAAGCGATTCGGGAAAAGATGAAATAG
- a CDS encoding UDP-N-acetylglucosamine--LPS N-acetylglucosamine transferase, whose translation MTFVTTDPSYHSMVAGEKFVVVCEATRNQKLRLLCLSAQILWILLRHRPYAIITTGAAPGYVAIRLGKLLGAKTLWIDSIANAEELSLSGQLASKHADVTLTQWSHLASPDGADYKGAVI comes from the coding sequence GTGACGTTTGTCACCACGGACCCTTCCTATCACAGCATGGTCGCAGGGGAAAAATTCGTCGTTGTCTGTGAGGCGACTCGAAACCAGAAACTGCGGCTGCTCTGTTTGAGCGCACAGATCCTTTGGATTCTGCTGCGGCACCGGCCCTACGCGATCATCACGACGGGGGCTGCCCCCGGCTACGTTGCGATTCGCCTGGGCAAGCTCCTCGGTGCGAAGACGCTCTGGATCGACAGCATTGCCAACGCGGAAGAACTCTCGCTCTCTGGGCAACTCGCGTCGAAACATGCGGATGTCACTCTGACGCAGTGGAGTCATCTCGCATCACCGGACGGCGCTGACTACAAAGGTGCCGTGATATGA
- a CDS encoding PEP-CTERM sorting domain-containing protein produces MMCVSCASAQAALISGPVPDSKTVVWADLRWAYASPVAVTDYHNVNILLEPSDNGNVGWRYATAEEWANRPDISLFLALPGGGNDAVRYWNTGYTHIDTVDYTAGNVTSYHYGDPGFLGFDIASADTIYVKDLSSPPVPDTVPEPGTFALLGLGGLGLGVRAIRQRWCRGR; encoded by the coding sequence ATGATGTGCGTCTCATGCGCCTCCGCGCAAGCGGCTCTCATCTCGGGGCCGGTACCGGACAGTAAGACAGTCGTCTGGGCTGACCTGCGATGGGCCTATGCCTCGCCGGTCGCGGTGACAGACTATCATAACGTTAACATCCTGCTGGAGCCGTCCGACAATGGAAATGTGGGCTGGCGATATGCGACCGCCGAAGAGTGGGCGAATCGACCTGATATCTCTCTTTTTCTCGCACTACCCGGAGGCGGAAATGACGCAGTGCGGTATTGGAACACAGGCTATACGCACATTGATACGGTTGATTACACGGCTGGCAATGTCACGTCCTACCATTACGGAGATCCCGGTTTTCTAGGATTCGACATCGCGTCTGCAGATACCATTTACGTGAAGGATCTCAGTTCTCCTCCTGTTCCTGATACGGTTCCCGAACCCGGTACCTTTGCGCTTCTCGGCCTGGGGGGATTGGGGCTGGGCGTACGAGCCATCCGACAGCGTTGGTGCAGAGGACGATAA
- a CDS encoding glycosyltransferase: MIFVTVGSLDPFDRLIKGVDQWIAETSPKEKVFAQIGTGSYAPANCEAVRFLTPGRYREIFQESRLIVSHAGMGTIITALELLKPIIIMPKRANLGEQRNDHQLATVRHFRRSQQIIVAETDEDLSKVLNQSLSSTFADKHNPLDTTNYQPAPSLIQFIREFVS; the protein is encoded by the coding sequence ATGATCTTTGTGACTGTTGGCAGTCTGGATCCGTTTGACCGTCTTATCAAGGGGGTGGACCAGTGGATTGCCGAGACTTCGCCGAAGGAAAAGGTCTTTGCCCAGATTGGGACCGGTAGCTACGCGCCTGCGAACTGTGAGGCTGTTCGATTTCTCACACCCGGTAGGTATCGAGAAATCTTTCAGGAATCGCGATTGATCGTGTCCCACGCAGGGATGGGGACGATCATCACGGCACTCGAACTTCTTAAGCCAATCATCATCATGCCCAAGCGAGCCAACCTGGGCGAGCAACGAAACGATCATCAACTCGCCACCGTGCGCCACTTTCGACGCTCGCAACAAATCATCGTTGCCGAGACAGACGAGGACCTGTCCAAAGTTTTGAATCAGTCGCTTAGCTCGACTTTCGCCGATAAACACAATCCGCTCGACACAACCAATTATCAGCCAGCCCCCTCGCTGATTCAGTTCATCCGCGAGTTCGTCTCCTGA
- a CDS encoding immunity 22 family protein, producing the protein MRLDGFVSLWIGKASTPAELDEYIRLGYTEDGELRPSQFMVDFALPRWDESCREAECYEKDTTTIREILSGFSYDDQIIPQFERQVGPVLPKSANAVVLLYNFNHQPSSATASDGSVSLHFIGVAEYHP; encoded by the coding sequence ATGCGACTGGATGGTTTTGTTTCACTGTGGATCGGCAAAGCATCCACACCAGCCGAGCTTGATGAATATATCCGCCTTGGATACACGGAAGACGGCGAGCTTCGTCCATCGCAATTCATGGTGGATTTCGCCCTACCTCGATGGGATGAAAGCTGCCGTGAAGCTGAATGTTATGAAAAGGACACGACGACCATTCGAGAGATTCTGTCAGGGTTCTCTTACGACGATCAAATCATTCCGCAGTTTGAACGGCAGGTTGGCCCGGTGTTACCGAAGTCTGCCAATGCTGTTGTCTTGCTTTACAACTTCAACCATCAGCCATCATCAGCAACCGCAAGCGATGGATCAGTATCGTTGCATTTTATCGGAGTTGCCGAGTATCACCCCTAA